GCGGCCGACGAGATCCTGTCCGTGTCCGTCGCCGAGGAGTCGACGGCCCCTCCAGACATGGCGATCCACGCCGCGACGACCGCACTCAAGCGGTCCGGCCTCGACGCGTCCGCGGTGGGCCTGCTGATCCACAGCAGCATCTGGTTCCAGGGCGTCGAGATGTGGCCCGCCGCCTCGTACGTCGCCGCGCACGCCCTGGGCCGGGACGTGACCGCGTTCGGCTTCGAGCAGGAGTGCAACGGCGGCCTCGGCGCACTGGAGATCGCGGCCCGGCAGGTCGCTGCCGGCACCTCGGCCGCCATGGTCACCACCGCCGACCGGTTCGGCGCTCCGCTGGTGCAGCGGTGGAGCAGCGAGCCCGGCTTCGTCTACGGCGACGGTGGTACCGCCGTGCTGCTGTCCGCCGCCGGCGGCTTCGCCCGGCTGCTGTCCACCGCGAGCGGATCGGACAACTCCCTGGAGGCGGTGGTCCGGGGCGCGGCGCTGCGGCCGCTGCCCTCCGGCGAACCCCTGGACCTGCTGGGCCGCGTGCAGCACTTCGCGCGCGCCCACGGCAGCGTCCGGGAGGCGACGGAGCGGGTGGGCGCGGTAATGAACGCCGTCGTCGACACCGCCCTGGCCGACGCGGGCATCGGTCGGCAGGACGTGGCCCGGGTGGTGACCCTGGCCAGCGGGCGCAGCCGACTGCAGTGGCAGGTGCCGGTGCTGCTCGGCCTCCCCGTGGAGCGGTCCACGTGGGACTTTGCCCGCAAGGCCGGCCACCTGGGCGCCGGCGACCAGATCGCCGGCTTCAACCACCTTGTGGAAGCGGGGGTGTTGAGCGTTGGGGACCGTGTGCTGCTGGTCGGCGGCGGCTCCGGGTTCAGCTGCACCTGTGCTGTGCTGGAAATGGCCGAGGTACCCGAGTGGGAGCCCGTCGGCTGAGGGGAATGACGAGTGGGGCCGGATGCGGTCCGACAGCGAGGGGAGAAGCATGGTGACGATCGAGCCCACCGGGGCCACGAAGCGGGCCAGGTCGGTACCGATCCGGGTGGCCTGGGGAGTACTGGGGACGCTCCTGCTGGTCTGGGACGTCTTCGAGGCGGCCAAGCACGCGGGGTGGGTGATCCCGGCGGCCGTCCTCGGCGCGGCCCTGCCGGAGCTGGCCCGCCTGGCGGGCCTCGGCCAGGCCCATGAGCCGGGTCGGCTGCCCCCGAGGGCCGTACCCCTCTACAACTTGCTGCACCGTCCGCTGCCGCCGTTCGCGATCATGGTGGTCTTCTCGTTCCTCGGCGACAGCCCGGACGACATCGCGGCGCCCTTCACCTTCGGGATGTCCTGGCTGACCGTCATCGCACTCGGCCGTGCGCTGGGGTACGGGCTGCGTGCTCCGGACGGCAGCCTGCGGTAGCGCTCCGCTCGGAGTGCCGCGATGTGGCGTGGGTTGTCTGCTGCTCCGTCGTGGCTGGTCACGCCCACGCGGCGGTAGCCGCATATTCGGTACAGCCCCGCGCCCCTTTGGGGCGCTGCCTCGCTGCCCGTACGCCTGGGCCCGTCGCCTTTCGAGGCTGCGGGCCCGTCGGTGTGTGGGGCCGGTGGGCTTTATTGGCGCGCAAGGCCTTGCTGCGAGCCTCGGCTGACAGTCCCGTACGCCAGCCCTTTCGTGAAGCACTGGAGGCCACACGATGGACACTGCCTCAGCGCCCGCCGCCGAGACCCCTGCGGAGCCCGGGCTCCAGTACCCCTTCCACCGCCCCTCCGCCGTGCAGACGCCGCCCGTCTACGAGGAGTTGCGCGCCAAGTGCCCTGTGGCCCATGTCCGGCTGCCCAGCGGTGACGAGGGGTACGTGGTGAGCCGCTACGACGATGTCCGTACCGTCCTCGCGGACCCCAGGTTCAGCCGGGCGGCCATGCTGGCCGAGGGTGCCCCGCGGCTCACCGCGGCCCCGCCCATGGCCGGCAGCCTGTTCACCATGGACCCGCCCGAGCACACCC
The Streptomyces sp. CGMCC 4.7035 DNA segment above includes these coding regions:
- a CDS encoding ketoacyl-ACP synthase III family protein; this encodes MRWEGVYVAGTGVWLGEPESARSAVESGAYDAEQAAADEILSVSVAEESTAPPDMAIHAATTALKRSGLDASAVGLLIHSSIWFQGVEMWPAASYVAAHALGRDVTAFGFEQECNGGLGALEIAARQVAAGTSAAMVTTADRFGAPLVQRWSSEPGFVYGDGGTAVLLSAAGGFARLLSTASGSDNSLEAVVRGAALRPLPSGEPLDLLGRVQHFARAHGSVREATERVGAVMNAVVDTALADAGIGRQDVARVVTLASGRSRLQWQVPVLLGLPVERSTWDFARKAGHLGAGDQIAGFNHLVEAGVLSVGDRVLLVGGGSGFSCTCAVLEMAEVPEWEPVG